Proteins encoded within one genomic window of Halorussus salilacus:
- a CDS encoding Cdc6/Cdc18 family protein — protein sequence MASDETVERDPLFRYDEPIFADEDLLRISHLPGPNRIVGRDEHMQRVAEALNPAIFGQEPTHLFIFGKTGTGKSLISRSVSKRVEDEASREGVEVKTAFIDCGEQTTEASVIKTIGRELNDPDETGITVPQRGLGTGDYYDRLWRIIDTSSDVTLVILDEIDMLEDDEVLRKLSRAGENRRITDSTIGIVGISNKIDFPDELNERVKSSFAHDELVFPPYDAHQLVDILQNRADAFRDGVLSDDAIPLTAALAAQEHGDARKAIDILRNAGRIATKQDDTEVTEEHVYAAKEKTEADRFAELIEGAPTQAKAILLALTLLTENRHADQFPTQQIYKQYQSIANELDVDPLSERRVQEILQEQDFLNVIDSETKGRGRGRGVHTMHRLLEDPEIVKKVLNRDSRIADLGI from the coding sequence ATGGCTTCCGACGAGACGGTCGAACGCGACCCCCTCTTCCGCTACGACGAGCCGATATTCGCCGACGAGGACCTGCTTCGCATCTCTCACCTCCCGGGCCCGAACCGCATCGTCGGCCGCGACGAGCACATGCAACGCGTTGCCGAGGCCCTGAACCCCGCGATATTCGGTCAGGAACCGACCCACCTCTTCATCTTCGGGAAGACCGGGACCGGCAAGTCGCTCATCTCCCGGAGCGTCTCCAAGCGCGTCGAGGACGAGGCCAGCCGCGAGGGCGTGGAGGTCAAGACCGCGTTCATCGACTGCGGCGAGCAGACCACCGAGGCGTCGGTCATCAAGACCATCGGCCGGGAACTCAACGACCCCGACGAGACGGGCATCACGGTGCCCCAGCGCGGGCTGGGCACCGGCGACTACTACGACCGCCTGTGGCGCATCATCGACACCTCCAGCGACGTGACCCTCGTCATCCTCGACGAGATCGACATGCTGGAGGACGACGAGGTCCTCCGGAAGCTCTCGCGGGCGGGCGAGAACCGCCGCATCACCGACTCGACCATCGGTATCGTCGGCATCTCGAACAAGATCGACTTCCCCGACGAACTCAACGAGCGCGTCAAGTCGAGCTTCGCCCACGACGAACTCGTCTTCCCGCCCTACGACGCCCACCAGCTGGTCGACATCCTCCAGAACCGCGCCGACGCCTTCAGGGACGGCGTGCTCAGCGACGACGCCATCCCCCTCACCGCCGCGCTCGCGGCACAGGAACACGGCGACGCCCGCAAGGCCATCGACATCCTGCGGAACGCGGGCCGCATCGCGACCAAGCAGGACGACACCGAGGTCACGGAAGAGCACGTCTACGCCGCCAAGGAGAAGACCGAGGCCGACCGCTTCGCGGAACTCATCGAGGGCGCGCCGACGCAGGCGAAGGCCATCCTGCTCGCGCTCACGTTGCTGACCGAGAACCGCCACGCCGACCAGTTCCCGACCCAGCAGATATACAAGCAGTACCAGTCCATCGCCAACGAACTCGACGTGGACCCGCTCTCGGAGCGGCGGGTACAGGAAATCCTGCAGGAGCAGGACTTCCTCAACGTCATCGACTCGGAGACGAAGGGCCGGGGTCGGGGTCGGGGGGTCCACACCATGCACCGCCTGCTGGAGGACCCCGAAATCGTGAAGAAGGTCCTGAACCGGGATTCGCGGATTGCGGATTTGGGGATTTGA